In a single window of the Prevotella melaninogenica genome:
- a CDS encoding S41 family peptidase, producing MNQNKNNRFMPLLMALCVVIGILIGTFYANHFSGNRLNIINSGSSRLSNLLHIIDDQYVDSVNIDELVDKAIPEILSELDPHSVYISAKDVQLATDDLKGSFSGVGIEFNIRQDTLRIQNVIKDGPADKAGLLAGDKVVSINGKSFVGKDVTNEEAMHRLKGPKDSKVKIGVKRYGEKGVKMFTVTRGDIAVKSVSAAYMLNDTTGYIRIKNFGERTYAEMLAALQTLNIRGADHLVIDLRDNGGGILESAVQMSNEFLPKNRLIVYTQGRKSPRVNYRSDGKGSYQHIPMVVLINEGSASAAEIFAGAMQDNDRATIVGRRSFGKGLVQQQIQFNDGSLIRLTIARYYTPSGRCIQKPFKPGDNADYENDILTRYQHGEFFSQDSIKHEGPAYHTVNGRTVYGGGGITPDIFVPEDTSKVTSYYKEAVMSGLILQYAFNYTDINRKKLSSFGEMKPLANYLEHQNLVGDFVNFAEKNGLRRRNLMIMRSHSLLQDYLNSRIIYNILDEQAWIEYVNRDDATVKEAVKVFHTPSLLLLKPKQKSQKQSDSLHKTTSQRR from the coding sequence ATGAATCAGAATAAAAACAACCGTTTCATGCCGCTGCTGATGGCACTGTGTGTTGTCATTGGTATTCTTATTGGTACTTTTTATGCCAATCATTTCTCAGGTAATCGACTGAATATCATCAATAGTGGTAGTAGCCGATTAAGTAATCTGCTGCATATAATTGATGACCAGTATGTTGATTCTGTTAATATTGACGAACTTGTTGATAAGGCTATCCCTGAGATTTTGTCAGAGCTTGATCCACATTCAGTCTATATCAGTGCAAAGGATGTACAATTAGCAACAGATGATTTGAAGGGTTCTTTCTCAGGGGTAGGTATTGAATTTAATATTCGTCAAGATACATTGCGTATACAGAATGTTATCAAGGATGGACCCGCAGATAAGGCTGGTTTGTTAGCAGGTGACAAGGTTGTTAGTATCAATGGTAAATCGTTTGTTGGTAAAGATGTTACAAATGAGGAAGCTATGCACCGCCTTAAGGGTCCGAAGGATTCGAAGGTAAAGATAGGTGTTAAGCGATATGGTGAAAAAGGCGTAAAGATGTTCACCGTAACACGTGGTGACATTGCAGTGAAGAGTGTTTCAGCTGCGTATATGCTTAACGATACAACAGGCTATATTCGTATTAAGAACTTTGGTGAAAGAACTTATGCAGAGATGTTAGCAGCTTTACAAACTCTTAATATTCGAGGTGCTGACCACTTAGTTATTGACCTTCGTGATAATGGGGGAGGGATCTTGGAGTCTGCTGTACAGATGTCAAATGAGTTCCTTCCAAAGAATCGTCTGATAGTTTATACACAAGGTAGGAAGAGTCCACGTGTTAATTATCGTAGTGATGGTAAGGGAAGCTATCAGCATATTCCAATGGTTGTACTTATCAATGAGGGTTCGGCTTCTGCAGCGGAGATTTTTGCTGGTGCTATGCAAGATAACGATCGTGCAACAATTGTTGGTCGACGTTCCTTTGGTAAGGGATTGGTACAGCAGCAGATTCAGTTTAATGATGGTAGCTTGATTCGATTGACGATAGCACGTTATTATACTCCTTCAGGTCGTTGTATTCAAAAACCATTCAAGCCTGGTGATAATGCTGACTATGAGAATGATATTCTCACACGTTATCAGCATGGTGAGTTCTTCTCTCAAGATAGTATTAAACATGAGGGACCAGCTTATCATACAGTAAATGGTCGTACCGTATATGGTGGCGGTGGTATTACGCCAGACATCTTTGTACCAGAGGATACATCAAAGGTAACTTCTTATTATAAGGAAGCTGTGATGAGTGGACTTATCCTTCAGTATGCTTTCAATTATACTGATATCAACAGAAAAAAACTCAGTAGCTTTGGGGAAATGAAACCATTGGCAAACTACTTGGAGCATCAGAACCTTGTAGGTGACTTCGTTAACTTTGCAGAAAAGAACGGATTGCGTCGACGCAATCTGATGATTATGCGTTCACACTCACTTCTGCAGGATTATCTTAACAGCCGTATCATTTATAATATACTTGATGAACAGGCTTGGATAGAGTATGTGAACCGTGACGATGCAACAGTTAAGGAGGCTGTCAAAGTATTCCATACACCTTCACTTCTATTGCTTAAGC
- a CDS encoding M3 family metallopeptidase — protein sequence MTDNISGKKERVNPFFLPYDTPHNTVPFDRITLADYEEAMMEGIRREDEQIEKIINNPDEPTFENTIIPEDEVKGRKHYYDLLSRVESVFFNMLSAETNDDMDALAQKMSPILTKHSNDISLNPKIFERVKYVYEHHRELTLEENCLLEKSYEGFVRSGALLDEAGKDRLRKLTEEASMLSLQFSQNVLKENKAYTLHITDEQQLDGLPDTARDAAQEAAKEHELEGWVFTLDAPSYGPFMMYSTQRELRKDLYMARNTLCIKDNDTNNLELCKRLINLRREMAQLLGYDTFADYVMKHRMATKVENVYKLLNDLIEAYKPKAIQEREEVETLAKEEEGVAFKMEPWDLAYYSQLLKKKKYDLDPEMLRPYLELGNVIKGVFGLATRLYGITFKENKDIPVYHSDVMPYEVYDKDGSYLAVLYVDFHPRKGKRDGAWMTEFQGQWIERDGTNVRPHVSLVMNFSKPTEDKPALLRLGEVETFLHEFGHSLHGIFANTRFESLSGTNVWWDFVELPSQFMENFAVEKEFLRTFAFHYQTGEPMPDELIEKVIASRNYGAATACLRQVSFGLLDMAYYTHRDEFTEDIIPFEKKAWAPAIIDEQRMDTCMTVQFSHIMAGGYAAGYYSYKWAEVLDADAFSVFKKEGIFNQTTAQRFRDNILSRGGTEHPMTLYKRFRGQEPTIDALKERDGLSKEQ from the coding sequence ATGACAGATAATATTTCAGGGAAGAAAGAGCGTGTAAATCCTTTCTTCCTACCTTACGATACACCGCATAACACGGTACCTTTCGACCGTATTACTCTTGCTGATTATGAAGAGGCAATGATGGAAGGTATTCGTCGTGAGGACGAGCAGATTGAGAAGATTATTAATAACCCTGATGAACCTACCTTTGAGAATACAATCATACCAGAGGATGAGGTCAAGGGGCGTAAGCACTACTATGATCTTCTGAGTCGTGTGGAGAGTGTGTTCTTTAATATGCTCAGTGCCGAAACCAATGACGACATGGATGCTTTGGCACAGAAGATGAGTCCTATTCTCACTAAGCATAGTAATGATATTAGCTTAAATCCAAAGATATTCGAGCGTGTTAAGTATGTTTACGAGCATCATCGTGAGTTAACTCTAGAGGAAAACTGTCTGTTGGAGAAAAGTTATGAGGGCTTTGTACGTAGTGGTGCGTTATTGGATGAAGCTGGGAAAGACCGTTTGCGTAAGCTTACCGAGGAGGCATCTATGCTTTCACTGCAGTTTTCACAGAATGTATTGAAAGAAAATAAAGCATATACTCTGCACATTACAGATGAGCAACAACTTGACGGTCTACCTGATACAGCACGTGATGCAGCACAAGAAGCTGCTAAAGAGCATGAGTTAGAGGGTTGGGTGTTTACTTTGGATGCTCCGAGTTATGGCCCATTTATGATGTATAGTACACAGCGTGAATTGCGTAAAGACCTCTATATGGCACGCAATACGCTCTGTATAAAAGATAACGATACAAACAACCTTGAACTTTGCAAGCGTCTGATAAATCTTCGTAGAGAGATGGCACAACTTCTTGGTTATGATACCTTTGCTGACTATGTGATGAAACATCGCATGGCTACGAAGGTTGAGAATGTGTATAAACTTCTTAATGACCTTATTGAGGCTTATAAACCAAAGGCTATTCAGGAACGTGAAGAAGTTGAAACTTTAGCTAAAGAGGAAGAGGGTGTAGCCTTTAAGATGGAGCCTTGGGACTTAGCTTATTATAGTCAGTTGCTAAAGAAGAAGAAATACGACCTTGATCCCGAGATGCTTCGTCCTTACTTAGAGTTAGGCAATGTTATTAAGGGTGTCTTTGGTTTGGCTACACGCCTTTATGGTATTACATTCAAAGAGAACAAGGATATACCAGTTTATCATTCAGATGTTATGCCGTATGAGGTTTACGACAAGGATGGTAGCTATTTGGCTGTACTCTACGTTGACTTCCATCCACGTAAAGGAAAGCGTGATGGTGCTTGGATGACAGAGTTCCAAGGTCAGTGGATAGAGCGCGATGGTACGAATGTACGTCCACATGTTTCCCTTGTAATGAATTTCTCAAAACCTACAGAGGATAAGCCTGCATTGTTAAGATTAGGTGAAGTTGAAACCTTCTTACATGAGTTTGGTCATTCTCTTCACGGTATATTTGCTAACACTCGTTTTGAGAGTTTGTCAGGTACTAATGTATGGTGGGACTTCGTAGAACTTCCTTCTCAGTTTATGGAGAACTTTGCAGTTGAGAAAGAGTTTCTCCGTACTTTTGCTTTCCATTATCAAACGGGTGAGCCAATGCCAGATGAGTTAATTGAAAAAGTGATTGCCAGCCGTAATTACGGAGCTGCAACTGCATGTCTGCGACAGGTGAGCTTCGGTCTCTTGGACATGGCATACTACACTCATAGGGATGAGTTCACAGAGGATATCATTCCATTCGAGAAGAAAGCATGGGCGCCAGCTATCATTGATGAGCAACGTATGGATACATGTATGACTGTTCAGTTCTCTCATATTATGGCAGGAGGATATGCTGCTGGCTATTATAGCTATAAATGGGCTGAGGTGCTTGATGCCGATGCCTTCAGTGTTTTCAAGAAAGAAGGAATCTTTAATCAGACAACTGCACAGCGTTTCCGAGATAATATTCTCTCACGTGGTGGTACAGAACACCCTATGACACTCTATAAACGTTTCCGTGGTCAGGAACCAACAATTGATGCGTTGAAAGAGCGAGATGGACTATCAAAAGAACAATAA
- a CDS encoding dCMP deaminase family protein, producing MNNEHITEQLSVSSSSVEGRGKAAVDYRYLRMARIWAENSYCKRRQVGALVVKDKMIISDGYNGTPSGFENICEDESGVTKPYVLHAEANAITKLARSGNNSEGSTLYVTASPCIECAKLIIQAGIRRVVYAEKYRLTDGIDLLTRAGVEVEYRSLEEGCSSSSEVL from the coding sequence ATGAATAACGAACATATAACAGAACAATTATCTGTTTCTTCTTCCTCTGTGGAGGGAAGAGGTAAAGCTGCAGTGGACTATCGTTACCTTCGTATGGCACGTATTTGGGCTGAGAACTCTTATTGCAAACGACGTCAGGTTGGTGCCTTGGTTGTGAAGGATAAGATGATTATTAGCGATGGATACAATGGTACACCGAGTGGTTTTGAGAATATATGTGAGGATGAGTCGGGTGTAACAAAGCCATACGTTCTTCATGCTGAAGCAAATGCTATTACGAAACTTGCTCGAAGTGGTAATAATAGTGAGGGGTCAACGCTTTACGTAACAGCTTCTCCTTGTATTGAATGTGCAAAACTTATTATTCAAGCGGGTATTCGCCGTGTTGTTTATGCAGAGAAGTATCGTCTTACAGATGGTATAGACCTACTGACGAGAGCAGGAGTAGAAGTGGAGTATAGAAGTCTTGAAGAGGGCTGTAGTTCTTCTTCAGAGGTTCTATAA